One Papaver somniferum cultivar HN1 chromosome 10, ASM357369v1, whole genome shotgun sequence genomic window carries:
- the LOC113316373 gene encoding syntaxin-22-like, whose translation MAKISSFEDLEAGARTFITPRRSDHHIAGNQDPPPTQAVASGFSQINTKFHRFVNTLIGAPKGTPQLRQKLLSTGSHITQMVKDTSSKLKQASKAASKKIDDAKLSKDFESVPKEFQKAERELQYDPFVPQSSYTSSEHDRNSDRNLDQGTALTGSRRQDFLQLNSEIVLNEAIIEEREQGIQEIQNQIGEVNGISKEVAVLVHDQGHSIDDIGSHVDKSYTATQRAKSQLEKAAKIQKSNSSLMCLLLVIFGIVLLIVIIVVTA comes from the coding sequence ATGGCGAAAATAAGCAGCTTTGAAGATCTAGAAGCAGGTGCCCGTACATTCATCACACCAAGAAGAAGTGATCATCATATAGCTGGAAACCAAGATCCTCCTCCTACACAAGCTGTAGCATCAGGTTTTTCTCAAATTAATACTAAATTTCATCGTTTTGTTAATACCCTAATTGGCGCTCCAAAAGGCACACCTCAACTTCGTCAGAAATTGCTCAGCACAGGATCACATATTACACAGATGGTGAAAGATACTTCATCTAAACTCAAACAAGCCAGTAAAGCAGCAAGCAAAAAGATAGACGATGCTAAACTTTCTAAGGACTTTGAATCAGTTCCAAAAGAGTTTCAGAAAGCAGAAAGGGAACTACAGTATGACCCTTTTGTTCCACAGTCCAGCTATACTTCAAGCGAGCATGACAGAAATTCGGATAGAAACCTTGACCAGGGCACTGCTCTTACAGGGTCTAGAAGGCAGGATTTCTTGCAGCTGAACAGTGAGATTGTTCTCAATGAAGCAATCATTGAAGAAAGAGAACAAGGTATCCAAGAGATACAGAACCAGATTGGTGAGGTCAATGGGATTTCTAAAGAAGTTGCTGTGCTGGTCCATGATCAAGGACACAGCATCGATGACATTGGTTCGCACGTCGACAAATCATATACAGCAACTCAACGGGCAAAATCCCAACTGGAGAAAGCGGCAAAGATCCAAAAATCAAATTCATCTCTGATGTGCTTGCTGTTGGTGATTTTTGGGATTGTCCTGCTCATTGTGATAATCGTCGTGACTGCTTAA